In Microcoleus sp. FACHB-831, one genomic interval encodes:
- the fabF gene encoding beta-ketoacyl-ACP synthase II, with amino-acid sequence MTNVESKRVVVTGLGAVTPIGNTLTQYWEGLLSGKNGIAPITLFDASRHACRFAGEVKGFDPYEYMDRKEAKRMDRFAQFAVAASKQAIADAQFVINDLNAEQVGVIIGSGIGGLKVLEEQEEIYLTKGPDRCSPFMIPMMISNMAAGLTAIHTGAKGPNSCPVTACAAGSNAVGDAFRIIQRGYAQAMICGGAEAAVTHLSVAGFASARALSTRNDDPAHACRPFDRDRDGFVVGEGSGILILEELEHALSRGAKIYAEIIGYGMTCDAYHMTSPVPGGNGAARAMQLAMKDAEITPEQVSYINAHGTSTPANDVTETAAIKTALGESAYKVAISSTKSMTGHLLGGSGGIEAVATAMAIASDQIPPTINLENPDPGCDLDYVPKNSRAQKVDIALSNSFGFGGHNVTLAFKKYV; translated from the coding sequence ATGACAAATGTTGAAAGTAAGCGCGTTGTCGTAACGGGTCTCGGCGCGGTTACACCGATTGGCAACACCCTGACTCAATACTGGGAAGGGTTATTGAGCGGCAAAAATGGCATTGCCCCGATCACCTTGTTTGACGCCTCCCGGCACGCTTGCCGCTTCGCCGGGGAGGTAAAGGGATTTGACCCCTACGAATACATGGATCGAAAGGAGGCAAAGCGGATGGATCGCTTTGCCCAGTTTGCAGTTGCAGCCAGCAAGCAAGCTATAGCTGACGCGCAGTTTGTTATTAATGACTTGAACGCAGAACAGGTGGGCGTCATCATTGGCAGCGGCATCGGTGGTCTGAAGGTTCTTGAAGAGCAGGAAGAAATTTATCTGACGAAAGGCCCGGATCGCTGTAGCCCATTTATGATTCCCATGATGATCAGCAACATGGCGGCAGGTTTAACTGCTATCCACACGGGAGCTAAAGGGCCAAATTCATGCCCTGTAACCGCCTGTGCTGCTGGGTCAAATGCTGTGGGCGATGCATTTCGCATAATTCAGCGGGGATATGCCCAAGCGATGATCTGTGGTGGCGCTGAAGCTGCCGTCACCCACTTGTCGGTAGCTGGATTTGCATCGGCGCGGGCGCTTTCAACCCGCAATGACGATCCGGCTCATGCTTGTCGTCCGTTCGATCGCGATCGCGATGGCTTTGTTGTCGGCGAAGGCTCTGGTATCCTCATCCTCGAAGAACTGGAACACGCTCTCAGTCGCGGTGCTAAAATCTATGCCGAAATCATCGGCTACGGCATGACCTGCGACGCATATCACATGACTTCCCCAGTTCCGGGTGGTAATGGTGCTGCAAGAGCAATGCAACTGGCGATGAAAGACGCTGAAATTACTCCCGAACAGGTAAGTTACATCAACGCTCACGGTACCAGCACCCCAGCCAACGATGTAACAGAAACAGCCGCGATAAAAACAGCTCTGGGTGAGAGTGCCTATAAAGTGGCAATTAGCTCAACCAAGTCCATGACAGGACACCTGTTGGGCGGATCTGGTGGAATTGAAGCAGTAGCCACAGCAATGGCGATCGCCTCAGACCAAATTCCACCCACAATTAACCTGGAAAACCCCGATCCAGGCTGCGACCTAGATTATGTACCCAAAAACAGCCGCGCCCAAAAAGTGGATATAGCATTGTCCAACTCTTTCGGGTTTGGCGGTCACAACGTCACGCTAGCCTTTAAAAAATACGTCTAG
- a CDS encoding adenylate/guanylate cyclase domain-containing protein, which translates to MATPTLIDSLISYVPSLLVQRTRKNPLPLAAPEMERFSAAVLFADVSGFTRLTEKLQERGATGVEELTQALNTYFGELIALVSAHGGDVVKFAGDALLVLWSTTNESLSEVTYRAAQCALAMTANLNQYEVIPGVLLNLRVGVGAGEVLTAIVGGQNGRWEFLVAGEPLMQMGAAEAQAQPGEVVLSSIAWTFVKLFTATRGNESSLELATAPQLIGTPTQSGCVRLSSLPYLLPLCPTASPELSADAQKSLLAYIPRAIRMRLEAGQGAWAGELRRVTVCFVNLPDLDYYAPEILDLLNQIVWVVQTNLYQYEGSFNKFLVDDKGSILVAAFGLPPYSHEDDAVRGIQAALKIQAALRELGLRPNIGITTGRVYCGAVGSESRREYTMLGDVVNAAARLMQAAKDEILCDRPTYEAAGSRFSFDAGSAIYVKGKVEPIVIYRPRETSDRPDATISARSHTSMIGRTTQRHLLTSKLQALGSRNGSVVIISGEAGIGKSRLIEDLVHQAQAAGVGRLFGMGDAIEKAKPYHAWRSVFSQILTLDYLSHPQVRQQHLLGLLEFLPEPVQRLYPLLNPVLSLDLPDNEWTQPLTGKERAEQTRELLVQLIQISAVASPKVLIIEDAHWLDSASWALTLAISQQEIPLLLVISTRPLTDIPAPECTQLLQMPTTEHLQLEALGRGDAVAVACQALGVSSLPPQVAELISKRSQGNPFFSEELAYSLREAGAIVISDGVCSLSPKVQDLSQLSVPDTVQGIVTSRIDRLEAQQQLALKVASVVGRVFPFHILHDIYPINADKAKLADYLHVLEKFELTPLETPEPDLSYVFKHIITQEVAYNLMLFAQRRRLHLALAEWYEQTYASDLSSFYSLLAHHWGRAEVTHKAIDYLEKAGQQAVTNYANREAVLFFSEAIAKLQTLPDSKARAERELQLQIALGAPLMTVKGYASPEVKQTYDRAIELCQQVGQASQLFSAMTGLWASYFTRAELNSSRPLVEQIRDLAESSQDSGMLLQANYNLASNLLHLGEFALTQTYAEQGVAIYDRASHHPLIATFGCDPGVGCLFWACLAKWFLGYPDRAIKYLEQIKTLAGELSHPFSIAFALNCAAWLPFYGREVQATQEQAEVLISQTTENGFPFFTALGNMLRGWAIAQNGSVEGITQIEQGLEIFIAGGAVLARHSHLAMLAEAYAEVGQFDRALSLLADARKEIERTGECFWEAEVYRLEGELLLKLGQQENAEQRFFKAIEVARRQQAKSLELRSAIALCSLWQQQGKIGAARQHLTEIYTWFTEGFNTPDLKAAKGLLNFLNSTDYY; encoded by the coding sequence ATGGCCACACCTACATTGATTGACTCTCTGATTAGCTATGTACCTTCCCTCCTAGTGCAACGCACTAGGAAAAATCCTCTACCCCTCGCTGCGCCAGAGATGGAACGTTTTTCGGCAGCAGTATTGTTTGCTGATGTATCCGGCTTTACACGCTTAACCGAAAAGCTGCAAGAACGGGGTGCAACAGGAGTAGAAGAACTTACCCAAGCTCTCAATACCTACTTTGGGGAATTGATTGCCTTGGTTTCAGCTCACGGTGGGGATGTGGTCAAGTTTGCCGGAGATGCGCTTTTAGTACTCTGGTCAACAACAAATGAAAGCTTAAGCGAAGTAACTTATCGTGCGGCTCAGTGCGCTCTGGCAATGACTGCCAATCTCAACCAATATGAAGTGATTCCAGGGGTACTGCTGAACCTGCGAGTGGGAGTTGGTGCGGGTGAAGTTTTAACCGCCATCGTCGGGGGTCAGAATGGGCGTTGGGAATTTCTGGTTGCTGGAGAACCCTTGATGCAGATGGGAGCAGCGGAAGCACAGGCGCAACCGGGTGAGGTAGTGCTATCGTCAATAGCTTGGACTTTCGTAAAACTGTTTACCGCTACTAGAGGAAATGAATCGAGCCTAGAATTAGCAACTGCTCCTCAATTAATTGGGACACCCACCCAGTCCGGGTGCGTGCGTTTGTCATCCCTTCCTTACTTGCTGCCTTTGTGCCCGACGGCATCTCCGGAGCTGAGTGCTGATGCTCAAAAATCTTTGTTGGCCTATATTCCCAGAGCAATTCGGATGCGTCTGGAGGCAGGACAAGGAGCTTGGGCGGGAGAATTGAGGCGGGTGACAGTTTGTTTTGTAAATCTGCCAGACCTAGATTATTACGCCCCTGAAATACTTGATTTGCTTAATCAGATCGTGTGGGTAGTGCAGACCAATTTGTACCAGTATGAAGGCAGTTTCAATAAATTTTTGGTAGATGACAAAGGCAGCATTTTAGTGGCAGCGTTTGGCTTGCCGCCTTATTCCCACGAAGATGATGCCGTGCGGGGTATCCAGGCGGCCTTGAAGATACAAGCAGCCTTGCGGGAATTGGGATTGCGCCCCAATATTGGCATTACTACGGGTAGAGTTTATTGTGGCGCGGTAGGCAGCGAGAGCCGACGCGAGTATACGATGCTTGGAGATGTGGTGAACGCGGCAGCGCGGCTAATGCAAGCAGCAAAAGACGAGATATTATGCGATCGCCCGACTTATGAGGCAGCAGGTTCCCGCTTTTCGTTTGATGCTGGGTCAGCCATTTACGTCAAAGGCAAGGTAGAACCGATTGTTATCTATCGTCCTAGAGAAACTAGCGATCGCCCTGACGCGACAATAAGTGCGCGATCGCATACTTCGATGATCGGGCGGACAACGCAGCGCCATCTCCTTACCTCAAAGTTGCAAGCTTTAGGCAGCAGGAACGGTTCTGTAGTAATAATTTCAGGAGAGGCGGGCATTGGCAAATCCCGACTGATCGAAGATTTGGTGCATCAAGCACAAGCAGCAGGAGTAGGTCGCCTATTCGGGATGGGGGATGCGATTGAAAAAGCCAAACCTTATCATGCATGGCGTTCTGTCTTCAGCCAGATACTAACTCTAGACTACCTATCTCATCCCCAAGTGAGGCAACAGCACTTACTTGGACTTTTAGAGTTTCTGCCAGAACCAGTGCAGCGACTTTACCCCTTGCTCAATCCAGTGCTGTCTTTAGATTTACCCGATAACGAGTGGACTCAGCCGCTAACAGGGAAAGAGCGAGCAGAACAAACTCGCGAGTTATTGGTGCAATTAATACAGATTTCTGCTGTTGCATCGCCCAAAGTTTTAATTATTGAAGACGCTCACTGGCTGGACTCAGCATCCTGGGCGCTAACTCTGGCTATTAGCCAGCAGGAAATACCCCTACTTCTGGTTATCTCCACGCGACCTCTAACAGATATTCCCGCTCCTGAATGTACTCAACTGTTGCAAATGCCGACAACAGAGCATTTGCAATTAGAAGCGCTAGGAAGAGGCGATGCTGTCGCTGTAGCCTGCCAAGCCTTGGGGGTGTCATCATTACCGCCGCAAGTAGCTGAACTAATTAGCAAGCGATCGCAGGGCAATCCTTTCTTTAGCGAAGAACTAGCATACTCCTTGCGCGAAGCCGGAGCGATCGTCATATCCGATGGTGTTTGCAGTCTATCGCCTAAAGTGCAAGACCTCAGCCAACTTTCCGTTCCCGATACCGTTCAAGGTATAGTTACCAGCCGCATTGACCGATTGGAAGCACAGCAACAGCTTGCCTTAAAAGTTGCTAGCGTCGTCGGACGAGTGTTTCCCTTCCACATCCTGCACGATATTTACCCCATTAATGCCGATAAAGCTAAATTAGCTGACTATCTCCACGTTCTGGAAAAATTCGAGCTTACCCCCCTAGAAACGCCAGAACCAGACCTCAGCTACGTCTTCAAACACATCATTACTCAGGAAGTCGCCTACAACCTGATGCTGTTCGCCCAGAGGCGACGGCTGCATCTGGCGCTTGCCGAGTGGTACGAACAAACCTATGCATCAGATTTATCTTCCTTCTACTCTTTGTTAGCCCATCATTGGGGAAGAGCAGAGGTGACACACAAAGCAATTGACTATTTAGAAAAAGCCGGACAGCAAGCCGTTACCAATTACGCCAACCGAGAGGCGGTGCTATTTTTTAGCGAGGCGATCGCTAAGTTACAAACTCTCCCAGATAGTAAGGCAAGGGCGGAACGCGAACTCCAGCTACAAATTGCTCTAGGTGCGCCCTTGATGACAGTAAAAGGTTACGCCTCTCCAGAAGTAAAACAAACTTACGACAGAGCCATAGAATTATGTCAGCAAGTCGGGCAGGCATCGCAGTTATTCTCTGCAATGACTGGGCTGTGGGCATCTTACTTTACTAGAGCAGAATTAAATAGCTCTAGACCATTAGTAGAGCAAATCAGGGATTTAGCCGAAAGTAGTCAAGACTCAGGAATGTTATTGCAGGCTAACTACAACTTAGCCAGTAACTTACTCCACTTAGGAGAATTTGCACTTACGCAAACCTACGCCGAACAAGGAGTTGCCATCTACGATCGCGCCTCGCATCATCCCCTAATTGCCACTTTCGGCTGCGATCCGGGTGTTGGTTGCTTATTCTGGGCTTGTCTTGCTAAATGGTTTTTGGGCTATCCCGATCGAGCTATAAAATACCTGGAGCAAATAAAAACACTTGCTGGAGAATTAAGTCACCCGTTCAGCATAGCTTTTGCTCTTAACTGCGCCGCCTGGTTGCCTTTTTATGGGCGGGAAGTTCAAGCCACCCAAGAGCAAGCAGAAGTCTTAATTTCCCAAACTACCGAAAACGGGTTTCCCTTCTTCACCGCACTGGGGAATATGCTGCGGGGTTGGGCGATCGCTCAAAATGGTTCTGTAGAAGGCATAACTCAGATCGAGCAAGGCTTAGAGATATTTATCGCAGGCGGTGCAGTATTAGCAAGGCACAGTCACTTAGCTATGCTGGCAGAGGCTTATGCTGAAGTGGGGCAATTTGATAGGGCGCTTTCTTTATTAGCAGATGCACGTAAAGAGATAGAACGGACTGGCGAGTGTTTCTGGGAAGCAGAAGTTTACCGACTTGAGGGAGAGTTACTGTTAAAGCTGGGACAACAAGAAAATGCGGAACAGCGTTTTTTTAAAGCAATAGAAGTTGCTCGTCGCCAGCAAGCGAAATCCTTAGAATTGCGAAGTGCGATCGCTTTATGTAGCCTCTGGCAGCAACAAGGCAAGATCGGCGCAGCCCGACAGCATCTAACTGAAATTTACACCTGGTTTACTGAAGGATTCAATACCCCAGACTTAAAAGCTGCCAAAGGACTGCTCAACTTTCTTAACAGCACTGATTACTATTAG
- a CDS encoding HD family hydrolase, translating to MQNNRLERQLQFILEIDKLKLILRQTLLTDGSRRENSAEHSWHLAMMAILLAEYAPTQIDVLRVIKMLLVHDLVEIDAGDTFCYDVQSNENKAMREAEAANRLFGLLPEDQGVELRNLWEEFEAQETGEARFATALDRLQPFLHNQHTKGGTWQIHGITREQVQRRMQPIEEGAPLIWPFVQKVMEDCVEAGYLRANTET from the coding sequence ATGCAAAATAACAGACTTGAGCGACAATTACAATTTATTCTTGAAATCGATAAACTTAAGTTGATTTTGCGCCAAACTCTGCTAACAGATGGCTCGCGTCGGGAAAATAGTGCCGAACATTCTTGGCATTTAGCAATGATGGCTATTTTACTAGCCGAGTATGCACCTACGCAGATTGATGTGTTGCGGGTAATCAAAATGTTATTGGTTCACGATTTAGTAGAAATTGATGCGGGTGACACTTTCTGCTATGACGTGCAGAGCAACGAAAATAAAGCAATGCGCGAAGCAGAAGCTGCTAACAGGCTATTTGGATTGCTACCAGAAGATCAAGGAGTTGAATTAAGAAATCTCTGGGAAGAATTTGAGGCTCAAGAGACTGGGGAAGCGAGATTTGCAACAGCACTAGATCGCTTGCAGCCATTTTTACACAACCAGCACACAAAAGGTGGAACTTGGCAAATTCACGGCATTACTCGCGAGCAAGTGCAGCGTCGCATGCAACCAATTGAGGAAGGTGCGCCCCTCATTTGGCCTTTTGTGCAAAAGGTAATGGAGGATTGTGTTGAAGCTGGCTACCTTAGAGCTAATACAGAAACTTAA
- a CDS encoding SH3 domain-containing protein: MKQFIKLTTLTGGFIVVNLTFLSPVKAEVCNNYTVRDLQDNSVNLRANPNGRIVRALRNGSQVTSTGAESNGWLPVKVGTSGSRGWMDSSRLTQNVDYVVFDPDDSFVNVLEKPNGKIIVRVPNGTTIPEPMNYIRDWAVVPQLNGVIQGRSIRQPDCLQ; encoded by the coding sequence ATGAAGCAATTTATAAAGCTAACAACACTTACTGGTGGTTTTATAGTTGTTAACCTAACTTTTTTATCGCCAGTAAAGGCAGAGGTCTGTAACAATTACACGGTTCGAGATTTACAAGATAATTCCGTAAATCTTCGTGCTAACCCTAATGGGCGTATTGTTAGGGCGCTTCGCAACGGAAGTCAGGTAACGTCTACCGGAGCGGAGAGTAATGGATGGCTTCCGGTTAAAGTAGGAACATCGGGAAGCAGAGGTTGGATGGATAGCTCTCGACTGACTCAAAATGTAGATTACGTCGTTTTCGATCCAGACGACAGCTTTGTAAATGTTCTCGAAAAACCCAATGGAAAAATCATCGTTCGCGTACCAAATGGTACAACAATACCAGAACCGATGAATTATATCCGCGATTGGGCTGTTGTACCCCAGCTCAATGGTGTCATCCAAGGTCGCTCGATCCGGCAACCCGATTGTTTGCAGTAA
- a CDS encoding CoB--CoM heterodisulfide reductase iron-sulfur subunit B family protein, translated as MPSQTLRYAYFPGCVAQGACRELYQSTAALTKALGIDLVELKKASCCGSGTFKEDSQLLEDTVNARNIALAEELNLPLLTHCSTCQGVIGHVDERLKESQENNPAYLEQVNGLLKKEGCSPYRGSTEVKHLLWALVGDYGLEELQNRVTRKLSGLKCAAFYGCYLLRAQTSIPFDDPYNPESMENVFRTIGAAPIYYRGRTQCCGWPLSSYAPDQSFKMAGAHIQEAIDAGADCMITPCPLCHLNLDSRQPEVEKVIGRKLGLPVLHLPQLVALALGISPKELGLDKHIVSTKPVLEKLGL; from the coding sequence ATGCCATCCCAGACCCTTAGATATGCTTATTTTCCCGGTTGCGTCGCTCAAGGAGCCTGCCGGGAGCTTTACCAGTCTACTGCTGCTCTCACCAAGGCTTTAGGAATCGATCTCGTCGAGCTAAAAAAAGCCTCCTGTTGCGGTTCCGGCACTTTTAAAGAAGATTCCCAACTGCTGGAAGATACCGTCAACGCCCGGAATATCGCCCTGGCTGAAGAACTTAATTTGCCTCTCCTCACCCATTGCAGTACCTGTCAAGGCGTTATTGGTCATGTGGATGAGCGCCTGAAAGAATCTCAGGAGAACAATCCAGCTTACCTCGAACAAGTTAATGGCTTATTGAAAAAAGAAGGCTGTTCGCCTTATCGCGGCAGTACCGAAGTCAAACACCTGCTTTGGGCGTTGGTAGGAGATTACGGATTAGAAGAGTTACAAAACCGCGTCACCCGTAAGCTTTCTGGGTTGAAGTGTGCGGCGTTTTATGGCTGCTATCTCCTGCGTGCCCAAACGTCTATCCCTTTTGACGACCCCTACAACCCAGAATCGATGGAAAATGTGTTCCGGACAATTGGGGCAGCGCCAATTTATTATCGAGGGCGGACTCAGTGTTGTGGTTGGCCTCTTTCTAGTTATGCGCCAGACCAGTCTTTTAAGATGGCGGGGGCACATATTCAGGAAGCCATTGACGCGGGTGCTGATTGTATGATTACGCCCTGCCCGTTGTGCCATCTGAATTTGGATTCCCGTCAGCCAGAGGTAGAGAAAGTAATCGGGCGCAAGTTGGGTTTGCCCGTGCTGCATCTACCGCAGCTAGTTGCTCTAGCATTGGGAATTAGTCCAAAAGAATTGGGGTTAGACAAGCATATTGTCTCAACCAAACCTGTTTTGGAAAAATTGGGCTTGTAA
- the acpP gene encoding acyl carrier protein: protein MSQDIFERVKKIVTEQLEVEPSTVTPQANFANDLGADSLDTVELVMALEEEFDIEIPDEAAEQITTVQAVVDYISDKVKASI from the coding sequence ATGAGCCAAGACATTTTTGAGAGAGTTAAGAAAATTGTGACAGAACAACTGGAAGTTGAACCCAGTACCGTCACACCACAAGCCAACTTTGCCAACGACCTGGGAGCCGATTCCCTAGATACCGTTGAACTGGTAATGGCTCTAGAAGAAGAGTTTGATATCGAAATTCCTGACGAAGCTGCCGAGCAAATTACTACTGTTCAAGCTGTTGTAGATTACATCAGCGATAAAGTTAAAGCCTCGATCTAG
- the tkt gene encoding transketolase, with amino-acid sequence MAVATQSLEELCINSIRFLAIDAVEKAKSGHPGLPMGAAPMAFVLWDKFMRYNPKNPKWFNRDRFVLSAGHGSMLQYALLYLAGFDSVTIEDIKQFRQWESKTPGHPENFMTPGVEVTTGPLGQGIANAVGLAMAEAHLAAKFNKPDSTIVDHYTYVILGDGCNMEGISGEACSFAGHLGLGKLIALYDDNHISIDGSTDVAFTEDVSKRFEAYGWHVLHVKDGNTDLAAIEEAIAEAKSVTDKPTMIKVTTTIGYGSPNKQNTAGVHGAALGGDEIALTRQNLGWQHEPFVIPQDVLNHTRKAVERGAGYEADWNKTFADYQAKYPQEASEFERYISGKLADGWDKVLPTYTAEDKALPTRKHSENCLNKLASVLPELIGGSADLTHSNLTEIKGTGDFQKGQYQNPNIHFGVREHAMGAICNGIALHQSGLIPYGATFLIFTDYMRAAIRLSALSQAGVIWVMTHDSIGQGEDGPTHQPIETLASLRAIPNLTVIRPADGNECSGAYKLAIEKAKQNHPTLLAFTRQNVPNLAGTSIEGVAKGAYTVVDSDGTPDIILIGTGSELSLCVTAAEKLTAEGKKVRVVSMPSTEVFDGQDAAYKESVLPKAVTKRVAVEAASSFGWHKFVGMEGDTVSIDRFGASAPGGVCLEKFGFTVENVLAKAKALLG; translated from the coding sequence ATGGCCGTTGCAACCCAATCACTCGAAGAGCTTTGCATTAACTCCATCCGCTTTTTGGCCATTGACGCCGTAGAAAAGGCAAAGTCAGGCCATCCAGGGCTGCCAATGGGCGCTGCTCCGATGGCGTTTGTGCTGTGGGATAAGTTTATGCGGTATAACCCCAAAAATCCCAAGTGGTTTAACCGCGATCGCTTCGTCCTCTCTGCTGGGCACGGCTCAATGCTACAGTACGCCCTGCTCTACCTGGCTGGCTTCGACAGCGTAACAATAGAAGATATTAAGCAGTTCCGTCAGTGGGAATCAAAAACCCCCGGACACCCCGAAAACTTTATGACTCCGGGTGTGGAAGTAACAACCGGGCCTCTGGGCCAAGGAATTGCCAACGCTGTCGGTCTGGCAATGGCAGAAGCTCACCTAGCCGCTAAGTTTAACAAACCCGACTCCACAATCGTAGACCACTACACTTATGTGATTTTGGGTGATGGTTGCAACATGGAAGGCATTTCTGGTGAAGCTTGTTCTTTCGCCGGACACCTGGGATTAGGTAAACTCATCGCTTTGTACGACGACAACCACATCTCGATCGACGGTTCTACAGATGTGGCATTCACCGAAGATGTTTCCAAGCGCTTTGAAGCATACGGCTGGCACGTCCTCCACGTCAAAGATGGTAATACCGATTTAGCAGCGATTGAAGAAGCGATCGCAGAAGCTAAATCTGTTACTGATAAGCCGACGATGATTAAGGTGACAACCACCATCGGTTACGGTTCGCCCAACAAACAAAACACCGCTGGCGTTCACGGCGCTGCTTTGGGTGGAGACGAAATAGCATTGACTCGCCAAAACTTGGGTTGGCAACACGAGCCTTTCGTCATCCCGCAAGATGTTCTCAACCATACACGCAAAGCAGTGGAACGCGGCGCAGGCTACGAAGCTGACTGGAACAAGACATTTGCCGACTACCAAGCTAAGTATCCCCAAGAAGCCTCTGAATTTGAACGTTACATTAGCGGCAAATTGGCCGATGGTTGGGATAAGGTACTACCCACCTACACCGCCGAAGACAAAGCACTGCCTACCCGTAAGCACTCGGAAAACTGCCTCAACAAACTGGCATCAGTTTTACCTGAGCTAATTGGTGGTTCTGCTGACTTAACCCACTCTAACCTTACCGAAATCAAGGGGACTGGCGACTTCCAGAAAGGGCAATACCAAAACCCCAACATCCATTTTGGCGTGCGGGAACACGCTATGGGCGCAATCTGTAATGGGATAGCGCTGCATCAATCTGGATTAATTCCCTACGGCGCTACCTTCTTGATCTTCACAGACTATATGCGTGCTGCCATCCGCTTATCTGCCCTGTCCCAGGCTGGGGTGATTTGGGTGATGACCCACGACTCCATCGGACAAGGTGAAGATGGCCCGACACACCAACCTATTGAAACTCTGGCTTCCCTGCGTGCTATTCCTAACCTCACCGTAATTCGCCCCGCAGACGGAAACGAATGTTCTGGCGCTTATAAATTAGCCATCGAAAAAGCCAAGCAAAATCATCCCACCTTGTTAGCGTTCACTCGTCAAAACGTACCGAACTTAGCAGGTACATCGATTGAGGGCGTGGCTAAGGGTGCATACACCGTGGTGGATTCTGATGGTACGCCAGATATTATCCTGATTGGCACTGGTTCAGAACTGAGTCTCTGCGTAACCGCAGCTGAGAAACTCACCGCTGAAGGTAAAAAAGTCCGTGTCGTCTCGATGCCTTCAACAGAAGTGTTTGATGGACAGGATGCGGCTTATAAAGAGTCCGTTCTGCCTAAAGCTGTCACCAAGCGCGTAGCTGTAGAAGCTGCTAGCAGCTTCGGCTGGCATAAGTTTGTGGGTATGGAAGGCGATACTGTTAGTATCGATCGCTTTGGTGCTTCGGCTCCAGGTGGTGTTTGTCTGGAGAAGTTTGGCTTCACAGTTGAGAATGTGTTAGCTAAGGCTAAGGCTTTGTTGGGTTAA
- a CDS encoding response regulator transcription factor — MDILIVEDEPEIARLIQLALEKEGFYCRICSDGLSALQVFREQQPDLIVLDLMLPGLDGLEVCARIRQKPGTKDPYILMLTARGEEIDRVIGLSTGADDYLVKPFSPRELVARVRALLRRSMRQTGQQNVYRTHHFTVDVERHTASRYMDAKDEETLDLTTLEFNLLTTFVSYPGRVWNRTQLIDKLWGDDFFGDERVVDTHVARLRKKIEPDPANPTFIKTVIGVGYKFEDEGS; from the coding sequence ATGGATATTTTGATTGTTGAAGATGAACCTGAAATTGCCCGACTCATCCAGCTTGCTTTAGAAAAAGAAGGATTTTACTGTCGCATTTGCTCGGATGGTTTAAGCGCGTTGCAGGTTTTCCGGGAACAACAACCAGATTTGATTGTTCTCGACTTGATGCTACCTGGACTTGATGGATTGGAAGTGTGCGCCCGGATAAGACAAAAACCAGGTACGAAAGATCCGTATATTTTGATGCTAACTGCTAGAGGCGAGGAAATAGATCGCGTTATCGGTTTATCAACTGGCGCGGATGATTATTTAGTTAAACCTTTTAGTCCCAGAGAATTGGTGGCTAGAGTTCGAGCCTTATTGCGCCGCAGTATGCGTCAAACAGGGCAACAAAACGTCTACCGCACCCATCATTTTACAGTTGATGTGGAGCGGCATACTGCTTCTCGCTATATGGATGCAAAGGATGAAGAAACTCTAGACTTGACGACGTTAGAATTTAATTTGTTAACGACATTTGTGAGTTATCCGGGTCGCGTTTGGAATCGGACTCAATTGATTGATAAACTTTGGGGTGACGACTTTTTTGGCGATGAGCGGGTTGTAGATACTCATGTTGCTCGCTTGCGGAAAAAAATTGAACCAGATCCGGCTAATCCTACGTTTATTAAGACAGTTATCGGTGTTGGATATAAGTTTGAAGATGAAGGTAGTTAA